The Neomonachus schauinslandi chromosome 11, ASM220157v2, whole genome shotgun sequence genome contains a region encoding:
- the CHRNA10 gene encoding neuronal acetylcholine receptor subunit alpha-10 produces MRRLLLGPLKLRGRLDIQRMPSSMADRTWVLVGLQGEGAERKNNSQISGRECLGAEGRLARKLFHDLFTNYTNALRPVADTDQALNVTLEVTLSQIIDMDERNQVLTLYLWIRQEWTDAYLRWDPDAYGGLDAIRIPSSLLWRPDIVLYNKADAQPPASASTNVVLRHDGAVRWDAPAITRSSCRVDVSAFPFDAQRCGLTFGSWTHGGHQLDVRPRGAAASLADFVENVEWRVLGMPARRRVLTYGCCSEPYPDVTFTLLLRRRAAAYVCNLLLPCVLISLLAPLAFHLPADSGEKVSLGVTVLLALTVFQLLLAESMPPAESVPLIGKYYMATMTMVTFSTALTILIMNLHYCGPSARPVPAWARALLLGRLARGLCVQERGEPCGQSRPLESPPSPQPPDGGARPPAVPCGEPRCLCRQEALLRHVATIANTFHSHRAAQRRHEDWKRLARVMDRFFLGIFFSMALVMSLLVLVQAL; encoded by the exons ATGAGGAGGCTGCTGCTGGGTCCACTCAAGCTGCGGGGGCGACTAGACATTCAAAGGATGCCCAGCAGCATGGCTGACAGGACCTGGGTACTAGTTGggttgcagggggagggggcagaaaggaagaataattcCCAGATTTCTGGCAGAG AGTGCTTGGGAGCCGAGGGCAGGCTGGCTCGAAAGCTCTTCCATGACCTCTTCACCAACTATACAAATGCCCTGAGACCTGTGGCAGACACAGACCAGGCTCTGAACGTGACCCTGGAGGTGACATTGTCCCAGATCATCGACATG GATGAGCGGAACCAGGTGCTGACCCTGTACCTGTGGATCCGACAGGAGTGGACAGATGCCTACCTACGATGGGACCCCGACGCCTATGGTGGCCTGGATGCTATCCGCATCCCCAGCAGCCTCCTGTGGCGGCCGGACATCGTACTCTACAACAA GGCGGACGCACAGCCGCCGGCCTCCGCCAGCACCAACGTGGTTCTGCGGCACGACGGCGCCGTGCGCTGGGACGCGCCGGCCATCACGCGCAGCTCGTGCCGCGTGGACGTGTCGGCCTTCCCGTTCGACGCGCAGCGCTGCGGCCTGACGTTCGGCTCGTGGACGCACGGCGGGCACCAGCTGGACGTGCGACCGCGCGGCGCCGCCGCCAGCCTGGCCGACTTCGTGGAGAACGTGGAGTGGCGCGTGCTGGGCATGCCGGCGCGGCGGCGCGTGCTCACCTACGGCTGCTGCTCCGAGCCCTACCCCGACGTGACCTTCACGCTGCTGCTGCGCCGCCGCGCCGCCGCCTACGTGTGCAACCTGCTGCTGCCCTGCGTGCTCATCTCGCTGCTCGCGCCGCTCGCCTTCCACCTGCCCGCCGACTCGGGCGAGAAGGTGTCGCTCGGCGTCACCGTGCTGCTGGCGCTCACCGTCTTTCAGCTGCTACTGGCCGAGAGCATGCCGCCGGCGGAGAGCGTGCCACTCATCG GGAAGTACTACATGGCCACCATGACCATGGTCACATTCTCCACGGCGCTCACCATCCTTATCATGAACCTGCACTACTGTGGTCCCAGTGCCCGACCAGTGCCAGCCTGGGCTCGGGCCCTCCTGCTGGGACGCCTGGCAAGGGGCTTGTGTGTGCAGGAACGAGGGGAGCCCTGTGGGCAGTCTAGGCCACTTGAGTCACCCCCCAGTCCCCAGCCTCCTGACGGAGGTGCTCGCCCTCCAGCAGTTCCTTGCGGCGAGCCACGGTGTCTGTGCCGTCAGGAAGCCCTACTGCGCCACGTAGCTACCATCGCGAACACCTTTCACAGCCACCGGGCTGCCCAGCGCCGCCATGAGGACTGGAAGCGGCTGGCCCGTGTCATGGATCGCTTCTTCCTGGGCATCTTCTTCTCCATGGCCCTGGTCATGAGCCTCCTGGTGCTGGTGCAGGCCCTGTGA
- the ART1 gene encoding GPI-linked NAD(P)(+)--arginine ADP-ribosyltransferase 1 — protein sequence MQTPAVLSLLLVCTGLMEALRQAQGHPVTRRDLFSQELPLDMAPASFDDQYAGCAAAMTAALPDLNETEFQANKVYADGWALASSRWQDRQAWGPEWGPRPTRLPLPPPGFRDDHGVALLAYTANSPLHKQFNAAVREAGRSRAHYLHHFSFKTLHFLLTEALQLLGRGQHSPQCRQVFRGVHGLRFRPAGPGATIRLGGFASASLQNVAAQQFGEDTFFGIWTCLGAPIKGYSFFPGEEEVLIPPFETFQVINASRPAQGPARIYLRALGKRSTYNCEYIKDKQCKSRSCRLGNSAIGQGPPSAVWSLLLPLWFLVGGTFP from the exons ATGCAGACGCCTGCCGTGCTCTCTCTGCTGCTTGTGTGCACGGGCCTCATGGAAGCACTGCGGCAG GCCCAGGGCCACCCCGTCACTCGACGAGACCTCTTCTCTCAAGAACTGCCCCTGGACATGGCCCCAGCCTCCTTCGATGACCAGTATGCCGGCTGTGCAGCCGCCATGACGGCCGCTCTCCCAGACCTCAACGAAACCGAGTTCCAGGCCAACAAGGTGTACGCTGATGGCTGGGCGCTGGCAAGCAGCCGGTGGCAGGACCGCCAGGCCTGGGGACCAGAGTGGGGCCCCAGGCCTACCCGGCTGCCCCTGCCGCCCCCTGGCTTCCGCGATGACCACGGCGTGGCCCTCCTGGCCTACACCGCCAACAGCCCCCTGCACAAGCAGTTCAACGCCGCTGTGCGCGAGGCGGGCCGCTCCAGAGCCCACTACCTCCACCACTTCTCCTTCAAGACACTCCATTTCCTGCTGACCGAGGCCCTACAGCTGCTGGGCAGGGGCCAGCATTCTCCCCAGTGCCGCCAGGTGTTCCGAGGGGTGCACGGCCTGCGCTTCCGGCCGGCGGGGCCCGGGGCCACTATCAGGCTGGGGGGGTTTGCCTCCGCGTCCCTGCAGAATGTTGCAGCCCAGCAGTTTGGGGAGGACACCTTCTTTGGCATCTGGACTTGCCTTGGGGCACCTATCAAGGGCTACTCCTTCttccctggggaggaggaggtgttGATCCCCCCCTTCGAGACCTTCCAGGTGATCAATGCCAGCAGACCCGCCCAGGGCCCCGCCCGCATCTACCTCCGGGCCCTGGGCAAGCGTAGCACGTACAACTGCGAGTACATTAAAG ACAAGCAGTGCAAGTCTAGGTCTTGCCGTCTGGGTAATTCAG CCATCGGTCAAGGCCCCCCTTCTGCAGTCTGGTCCCTCCTACTGCCGCTCTGGTTCCTTGTCGGGGGAACTTTTCCATAG